The genomic DNA CTTGATTAAAGCCCGCATACAGCAACCCATTGCCGTACGGGTTGCAATCAACCAGATTCATCTTGGCTCCTTCTTTCCTCCACGCACTTCGATTTTCGTTCGCGATTGATCGTTTCGTCCGGGAAGTCAGGCGGCTAGCAGCACATTATTTACGTCATTTGCTCACTCCCAGAGGGATTGTATCGTGCCGCTTGCTCGCTGGTATTACGTTTGCCGTGCAATTTATCGGCTCTCTTGCGCTTGATGCGTTCTATTTATCCTGCTATCCGCCCTCACCTGCCAACGCAAACAATCAATTTCCTCCCCCTTTCTTCGCTTAATCTTCCTtggcacactcacacaacaacaaaacaaccgtCGGTGCGTATTGTTATTCTTGGCTGCAGCTAAAGCAAAACGCTTCAACTGACACTGCGACATGCTTCGATGGCATTGTTGTGGAGTACTTTTTTCACTGGACATTCTGACAGAACTGCTACACTTTTCATAGGGGAAGTAAAATAGTTGCTCGCAGATGGCATGATCTTAAAAATGCAGtttttgataatatttttataatccTCGATTCAAATCACTCCTGCACAGGCTTTTCTGGaatttgcttgattttttttttatgcgcAAAAAGGTAGAAAGCAGATTGATTGGAGGCCTGCGTATGTTTACAACTGTCAACACATTGTTTGAGTGTAGTTGTGAATTGAAACAACGAATGATCCAACCTTATCCATACACCGAAGCGGGATTTGTTTTCCCGCGCCCAGAAATCCGCTGTAGGCTTGTTTAATGTTCACTGAAATCCTTGACTTCGTGCCACTCGCACGTAGAGTTAGTTTTAATCCTAGGCGAAGGGACGCAGTAAATAAGCTAAGCACCTAATTCATACAAAACTTTAGTGGAAATTTAGTTCTGTGCAGTGAAAACGATAACTGGGTATACACATCTCTATGTAGTAGAAGACAAAAAGTgtgcaatttaaaaattaaactacaTGCAGCAGTATTCGCGCATCGCTATcgattttgtgttttgctaAGTTCCATCCTCTAAACGCCGACGACAACGAATCAGCTTTGCTGAAGATTCTTTATTTGGGTTATTTTCGCGTTATATCTCCCAACCGCAATGTCTTCCACTAGCGTGGTGCAACAAATGTTTACTAGTACGATCGATTTATCCGAAAGCTGGTACGAACCAACAccggaagaagaggaaaaggcGGCCAGGATGTTACGATCGAAGCGCGAGTTGCAGGAATCGGCCGAAACTGCATCGGTATGTATGCTCCATCTCTGGTTGCGATTGCTTGTGTGTTAGTGAGTCCGCGAACGTCGACACTGCCTGGCTCCATCTCTACGTCTACTGCGATTGAGTGCATGAAACGAGTTTATcgtctttttcgtttttgtttcgtttgcatCGTCCTGATACCCGCggcacaccaaacaaacaataggGAGCGACACCGGCCGTGGAACGCCAGCATTCGGCCGAACCAACAGATGAAATGTCCGTCCTGTACAAAGGCTCGAATGGAAGACAAATCGAGATCGATATTCTGGGTAAGTGGTGTGATGCTTTTCGTGTCGCGCTGAGGATCACCCAACAGTTGACAATGAATGGGGGGTTGAGGTTATGGTGTATTCGGAAGAAAGCTGCTCTCGATCGTATTTGGTACGTGTATTGAGTAAAATCATCCCCTTCCTTGCAGATTCTGCCAATTTAAAGAAGTACGAAAAGTTGGTACAGAATGACCACCTAAAATCGCCCTTCAAGCGACGCTTGTCCGGCGAATCGAGCAGCAccgaggaggaaaaaaaagacgcaTCGGGCATGGATCCCGAAGTTGACGGGCAACAGCAGGGCAGCAGTGGCCAgtggaagaaaagcaaaaagcacGAGAACGACCACGGCGGCAATAGTTGGCGTTTGCGGCGCGAGAGTTCTAGCTCCGGTACGTCTAGTCAGAATAGCCGCAAGCAGCTCGAGTACGAAACGGATGAGGCCGTGCTGGTGCGACGCCAGAAGCAGATCGACTACGGCAAGAACACACTAGGCTACGAGAACTACATCAAGCAAGTGCCCAAGTACGTACCTTCATGTAAGATCCGTCACCTGTGCCGGACGATGATATTAATACGGTTCTGCGTTCCCTATTGGCAGGCATACACGCACCAAAGAGCATCCTACAACGCCCCAGAAGCATCTAAAGTACAGTCGCCGTGCATGGGACGGACTGATTCGGGTTTGGCGCAAGCAGTTGCACTGCTTTGATCCCAACAGCACGTAAGCGATGATTATGTCTCTGAACCGGATGGACATAACTAATCCAACACTTCTTTTCGTCTCGCAGACCGGAAGACAAGGCCTGAAACGTTCGCAATCCTGCGGTAACTGGTAGGctaggtttttgtttgctacaaAAAGAGGACATTGATTGTTCTAACAGGAGTGAATGCGACTCGTTGCCGTATTTATTACCGATAAACCATCGCGCGTCCCCCCACCGACTGCGAAGAGAAGGGCGCACTCGGTGCAGCATGTACAAACCACACATTAGTTGATGAGGGTTTTACCTCATTCCGGTATCTATTATTTTCTGCACCGTGGAACTGAATGTTATTTACACATAATTTCTCAAAACTTAATAAATATATAGCTTACATATGCTATCTCGGTGTCTGTTCCGCATGGCTGGCGCGACACATTCATTGTACGCCAGCGGTCGATTCATTTTCTCTTCCCTGCAACAGTGTCAGTATGCGATCTAGCTTTGTGTTTTGTCGTGCTTCCAGGGCGGTTAACCGATTATCCAGCAGCTGTTGTAATTGGATAAATTTTGCATCTATATACTGCTTCATGGCCATTTCCATTAGCGAAGTGTTGAGGTTCGGGACGATGCCCGGTTCTAGCTCCATCCTGCTGAAAAGCTTCGGCAAACTGCTATCCGTCCTATCCGACGGtggtaatggtggtggtggtggtgcatccGTTTCCTGCTTAGTCGATGCTTCCGGCACGGTATTATTATTCACAATGTTTTGTTCCGACGAAAGCATCGAGCCTAGTATCATACGTTTGCACTTTTCCGCCTTCTCCGACAGGTCGGTCGCTTGCAGACGGTGCTGCACAGCGACTGGATCAATTTTCCTTCCGCCCATCATTGCCATCATCGTACGCAGCGGGTCTGTATTGCGCGTCAGATACAGCCGCGTACCGTACAGACAGAGAGGGTCACTTTTGTTCGAGATGAATTTCAGCTGCAGCTCATCAATGTCCGTGGCGATGCGTATGTCGAACCGGAACACTTTCACGTCCCCCAGCGTGTACACCAGCTCACCGTGATAGGTGCCGTGATACTCGTTCAACCGACCGTAGTAACATTCGATGACCGGGCATTCCACCACCAGCGAAACGGCCCGGGGCAGGTACAGTGGGGCGATGGTTAGACGCATTTCGCAGGCCTCTTGTTCGTCCGTTCCGGTCAAAATCAGGCACATGTCCAAGTCGAGAAGGTCTCCCAGCGGTATGCTTGAATGGAAAGGTTTGGCTTATGCATACGATTTCCAAAGCCCATAAAGAGGTTACTTACAAATCCGGATCGCTCGATGTGGCCACTTGTGGCGTTATTTGCTTTTCTATGCTGCCCTCCAAACGCGGCCACGTAAAGCTACACCGGTAAAGATCTGTGGCCATGCTGGAACCGTTGCGACCAGAATGGCAAATGCTTCTCAAGCTAAACGTATTTTAACGTTATCGATTCCGAAATCTGGCACGCTCGGGGATGGCTGCTTGCTGTATTTACGAatgaaaaaatgtaaacaaatccgTAAACAACTGTCAAACGGTGTGCGAGAGAGACAGCACTGTGAAACAGAAAGAGGAATgtaagcagcaaaaaacgcGTACCACACAGGCTCGGCACTGCTACGGCGGCTACTACGGAGGGAAATTCAGTTTTACACCGTGGTTAGCGATACGTTTAGTGGTAAAGTATGCTGCGAATACTAGCCATTCCAGCACGTGCAGCTGTACGTACAGCAAGTGAGTGAAATTATGTAAGCGTGTGTAGTATAAGCCACAAAATATGTGTATCCATCGTTCGGAACTGGCTGGTATCGtcgagtagtagtagtagtagtagtagtagtagtaccaCCGCACCAACTTGTTGGTACGACTTTGTGCAGTGTTTTTAGCGGCGTCATGAACGTTTACTAAGCAGATCGGCAGGTCAGTAATCGAGGATTGCTTACAACATTGCAACAAAACGGTCCACTACGCGAGCCCCGTAAAGCATCGTACTTGAAGAGGAAGATCTGCATCGCACCGTAAATTTGCGCACTCATACAGGTGTACCGCCGGGGAGGTCCTTTCGCTCGACGATGCGTGCTGGATGCGCGCGTGTTAGTGAGTGATGATGATTGCACACTATTTGGAGTAAGCCGTAGCGTACACACTGTTCAGCGTAATGGAAATGTAAATAGCATGTTTTGAATGCACTTTTTTCGCTCTCCCGGCCCTACCCGCATGGTATACGAACCAGTAGGACAGTGTGCGGGGGGGCGAGCGCATTGATGCACCaccagtagcagtagcagcagcagcagcagcagcagcatgcagTGGTATTACAaactgttggcccgtcgtcccCAGCTAGTGCTGGTGGCCGTGGGCATTTTCTCCATGGCCTGCATCATCGTCGCCCTGTTCACCCGGAAGCTGCCCGACTTCGACGATCCGACACTGGTACGTATCGGAGGCATCATCACATAGCAACCATTGGAAGCATTCTCCCATGCAGCATGCTTGGCACTAAACCAATTCGTTTCTTCTGCAGGGTTTCGAAGCACGGGGTACTTCGATCGGTAAGCGATGGACGGCATGGCGAAATTTGCTGGAAGAAACAAGCTCGGCCGGACGGTTGGTGGCCAATCCGAAGGAGCTTACCCTCGGTACGAACAATCTCCTGCCAAAACGTTTCCCCGGTGCAGATGCTATCCGCAAACGGCGCAAGAAtaaatcgaaaaagaaaacatccaACGCCGTGATCGATGGAGAggcgacacaaaaaaagctcccgaagtacagcaacaaaaacatacGCATGCTGAAGGAGCTGTACCACAACCAAAGTGTGACCAACGGGGAAATTGTTAGTTTTGAGGAGTACGACAATGAAACGATGGCACACCGGAGCGGCAGGCAGGAGGTGTGGGAGTACGGCCGCAACCAGTCGTACTACACGGAAGAGATCGGTAACAAAACGATGGAGAAGAAACGGGCCAAGTGGGATACGCTGCGTAAGCTAAAACCGCCGCCGGAACCGATCGAAACGCACATACCCTCGGATGGATTCTTCTGCGAGTCACCGAGTGAGTAATGATGGTGACACAGCCGTAAACAATTGTAAAGCTGAATGTggagttgttttctttttttttttcagacaAAGAATACGCTCATCTCGTAGTGCAGCGGATAAACCACAACCTGAACGACAGTATGTTCGAACTGAACGCTTTCCTGGCACTGTGTGAACTGGAGCAGAAAATTGTAAAAGTTGAGCATTACGGGGACATTTGCCAGCGCGAGCTTACATCGGACGATTGCTGCCGGCCTTGGTCTATCGTGAACTATGTAACGTTTCTTTCGAACAAATCGTCCTGCTTTGAGCTCAACGAGGAAGATGTCGCTATGGTAAAGACGCTGCTGTACGACTGCTTCCAGTACTACCATAACATGAAGCTAAGCAACGACTGTATGCGATCGAGCTGTATTGCACCGAGCGAGTGCAAGCAGCATAATGCCGTGTACAACATACTGCATTACTTGGCGAACGTGGATTTCATACGGCAAAATGTAAGCATCCCGATTCAGCTGCAAAGGCACGGGAAATTGTAATCCTTCATACTGTTATTCCCTTTATCCAGGAGTCTGCAGAATTTCTCAATACCACGATGATCTTTCTGCCTATTGCCAGAAGCATCAAATCGATGGAATTTTACCACAGCTTAAGCCAAGTGTGAGTATATTTATGTTTCCAAAACAGCAAACTAAATCGTGCGAATAGCTAGCAGTTGCTTATGCcttgtttcgtttcttttttcttttgcagtaATCTCGACAACGATCTCGTATCGGTTGTTGCTATGGATATGGGTCTTAAGAATGCATTGTTCGACGAGTGCCTACTACGTGACGGGTGGCTGATCGGGCTCGGTGGCATATTTGTCGTTATCTGCATGTGGCTCTATACCGGGTCACTGTTTGTTACGCTTATGACGGTGGTGGCAGTTGCATTTTCGCTCGGAATTGCCTACTTTATCTACTCCTTCATATTCGAGCTTACGTTTTTCCCGTTCATGAACCTGCTCGCTGTTATTGTGGTTGTAGGTAAGTAGGCAGACAGAGATGTTTGACGGGAGGGTGATAACGATAACATTCTGTTACATTATTGCATGTTTTCTcgcctgtttttgtttgtttgttggcagGTATTGGAGCGGAtgatgcttttatttttctaaaaatATGGCAATGCACGATCGCCGATCGGATGAAGTGTGGTGTTGGTATCGTCATCCCGATCGTCCCTTCGACATCGTCGTGCAATTCCGAAGGCAGTGGAGCAGCGGCACGGGCTGCGTGTTCCGATACGCTGGTAGAAATTATGGGCAGCACGCTACGACATGCGGCCTTATCAATGTTGGTAACCTCGCTGACAACGGCGGCTGCGTTCTATGCGTCCTACGTTAGCTCAATTACGGCTGTCCGATGCTTTGGGTATGATAGATTGAGTAATGCTCAGTGCTCAGCGGCTGAGAGTTGATTGCCCATTAATTGCTTGCCTCATTTGGATAGCATTTTCTCCGGCACGGCTGTGATGGCAAACTACTTCCTAATGGTAACCTGGCTACCGGCCGCCGTATCGATTGCCGAGCGTATATCCTGCCTGATGCTGCTGAAACCATTTGCTCGTGTAACGCATCGCTGCACGCTTCCTTTCGTCTCGATCGCACATATAAGTAGACGCATTGAAGATGCCATCATCGATCTCATAATTACTCTACCCTGGTTGTGGATCACTTTGCTTGGTAAGGCTCAACTGAGCGTTATATCGTGGGAGCGAAATAATCCATCATTCATTGTCACCCTCGTGCCAGGTACGATCGGAATTATGAGCGGAATAT from Anopheles stephensi strain Indian chromosome 2, UCI_ANSTEP_V1.0, whole genome shotgun sequence includes the following:
- the LOC118502950 gene encoding protein dispatched, which codes for MQWYYKLLARRPQLVLVAVGIFSMACIIVALFTRKLPDFDDPTLGFEARGTSIGKRWTAWRNLLEETSSAGRLVANPKELTLGTNNLLPKRFPGADAIRKRRKNKSKKKTSNAVIDGEATQKKLPKYSNKNIRMLKELYHNQSVTNGEIVSFEEYDNETMAHRSGRQEVWEYGRNQSYYTEEIGNKTMEKKRAKWDTLRKLKPPPEPIETHIPSDGFFCESPNKEYAHLVVQRINHNLNDSMFELNAFLALCELEQKIVKVEHYGDICQRELTSDDCCRPWSIVNYVTFLSNKSSCFELNEEDVAMVKTLLYDCFQYYHNMKLSNDCMRSSCIAPSECKQHNAVYNILHYLANVDFIRQNESAEFLNTTMIFLPIARSIKSMEFYHSLSQVNLDNDLVSVVAMDMGLKNALFDECLLRDGWLIGLGGIFVVICMWLYTGSLFVTLMTVVAVAFSLGIAYFIYSFIFELTFFPFMNLLAVIVVVGIGADDAFIFLKIWQCTIADRMKCGVGIVIPIVPSTSSCNSEGSGAAARAACSDTLVEIMGSTLRHAALSMLVTSLTTAAAFYASYVSSITAVRCFGIFSGTAVMANYFLMVTWLPAAVSIAERISCLMLLKPFARVTHRCTLPFVSIAHISRRIEDAIIDLIITLPWLWITLLGTIGIMSGILVLHWPKLRLPDSPDFKLFISNHPFERYDSEYKDMFWFEKMYTTTETFKIPLRFVWGVLPVDRGNFLDPEQRGDLYFDESFNMSAPESQQWLLQFCRRIKNQTFYQTSYGLLLPNCFIENFISWMGRRCNDSMGEIDRTPCCEISPFPFTPDIFDLCLPESISSLYETPREFFIPGVAGPKFGRSAFLANGQQGTAPDASPHPPQTDKMVKAVVIEYESTQIFTMSYHEIDAFVRTVESWLAEQLADAPPTMANAWFISELEFFDLQDTLSTGTMVAIAMAMAVALLVLMLVTLNVLISLYAIVTVTLTILTTVAMLVLLGWKLNVLESVAVSTAIGLAVDFSLHYGVHYRLSTEPDRRSSTRFSLQRMLGPTAMAAITTGIAGALMLPSSVLAYIQIGVFLVIVMSISWLYATFFLMSLLRVAGPQYGFGQFRYPKLRTGLRGSGGDGCKVTTQLEAGGSSRISHHHFHTSSHHHHHHHHHHQGVVTEQLLSNSSSAAGDLVGSESHELDSLTSNSIIKPIGLDIARPINFDRAFKKKYSLPREQSPSTASAITMVLPDDIDTKGASHQSGVQ
- the LOC118502966 gene encoding histone RNA hairpin-binding protein, translating into MSSTSVVQQMFTSTIDLSESWYEPTPEEEEKAARMLRSKRELQESAETASGATPAVERQHSAEPTDEMSVLYKGSNGRQIEIDILDSANLKKYEKLVQNDHLKSPFKRRLSGESSSTEEEKKDASGMDPEVDGQQQGSSGQWKKSKKHENDHGGNSWRLRRESSSSGTSSQNSRKQLEYETDEAVLVRRQKQIDYGKNTLGYENYIKQVPKHTRTKEHPTTPQKHLKYSRRAWDGLIRVWRKQLHCFDPNSTPEDKA
- the LOC118502965 gene encoding uncharacterized protein LOC118502965 — its product is MATDLYRCSFTWPRLEGSIEKQITPQVATSSDPDFIPLGDLLDLDMCLILTGTDEQEACEMRLTIAPLYLPRAVSLVVECPVIECYYGRLNEYHGTYHGELVYTLGDVKVFRFDIRIATDIDELQLKFISNKSDPLCLYGTRLYLTRNTDPLRTMMAMMGGRKIDPVAVQHRLQATDLSEKAEKCKRMILGSMLSSEQNIVNNNTVPEASTKQETDAPPPPPLPPSDRTDSSLPKLFSRMELEPGIVPNLNTSLMEMAMKQYIDAKFIQLQQLLDNRLTALEARQNTKLDRILTLLQGRENESTAGVQ